A genomic stretch from Apteryx mantelli isolate bAptMan1 chromosome 28, bAptMan1.hap1, whole genome shotgun sequence includes:
- the CWC25 gene encoding pre-mRNA-splicing factor CWC25 homolog isoform X1, producing the protein MGGGDLNLKKSWHPQTLRNVEKVWKAEQKHEAERKKIEELQRELQEERAREEMQRYAEDMGTVRKREEKLEWMYQGPGGMVNREEYLMGRPVDKYVFEKTEDKDAGCSNETGLLPGSIFAKSGANSVLDMANKIREDPLFMIRKREEEKKREVLNNPVKMKKIKELLQNSLDKKEKKKKKEKKKKHKKHRRRSSSSESTSSDEDRNKTKSQKRMDSSSSKPVPSKVPGYGLQIRDSDQNRKSRSSPAASQERAPHKHRDRSRSRSQSRSPQRRSSKKSTEQSGCRWSRSPSRHNKHSREEKGRARSPSPKKGYRRQHTPGYTRKISPEELERKRQEMMENAKWRDEERANNLRKHRKEEELEREMEKLDSRDGKFLHRLKLESASTTLEDRVKRNIHSLQRTPAALEKNFMQR; encoded by the exons GCTGCagcgggagctgcaggaggagcgaGCCCGGGAGGAGATGCAGCGCTACGCGGAGGATATGGGCACTGTCAG aaaaagagaagagaagttgGAATGGATGTACCAGGGTCCTGGAGGCATGGTGAACAGAGAAGAATATCTTATGGGTCGCCCCGTGGATAAATACGTCTTTGAGAAGACAGAAGACAAGGATGCAGGCTGTTCCAATGAGACAGGACTTCTCCCGGGCTCCATTTTTGCCAAATCAGGTGCCAATTCTGTCCTAGACATGGCAAACAAAATCCGGGAGGATCCGCTTTTCATGATAAG aaagagagaggaggagaaaaagagagaagtttTGAATAATCctgtaaaaatgaagaaaatcaaagAATTG CTTCAAAACAGTTtagataaaaaagagaaaaagaagaagaaagagaagaagaagaagcacaAGAAACATCGACGTCGCAGTTCTAGCAGTGAAAGTACCAGCAGTGATGAGGACCGAAACAAAACCAA ATCTCAGAAGAGGATGGATAGTTCTTCCTCGAAACCTGTTCCTTCCAAGGTCCCAGGATATGGCTTACAA ATTAGAGACTCTGACCAGAACCGCAAGTCTCGGAGCTCTCCAGCTGCCAGCCAGGAGAGGGCCCCCCACAAGCACCGGGATCGCTCCAGGTCCAGGAGCCAGTCCCGCTCTCCTCAGAGGCGCAGTAGCAAGAAGAGTACAGAACAGTCTGGATGCAGGTGGTCAAGATCCCCTTCTAGACACAATAAACA CAGTCgggaggagaaaggcagagcTAGAAGCCCTTCCCCTAAAAAGGGCTATCGACGGCAGCATACTCCAGGTTACACAAG AAAGATCTCTCCAGAGGAACTAGAGCGTAAACGCCAGGAAATGATGGAAAATGCTAAGTGGCGGGATGAGGAGAGAGCAAACAACCTCAGGAAACACCGAAAGGAGGAGGAACTGGAACGAGAGATGGAAAAACTTGACTCCCGAGATGGGAAGTTCTTGCA TCGCTTAAAACTGGAGAGTGCCTCTACTACTCTAGAGGATCGGGTGAAACGCAATATCCACTCCCTCCAGAGAACTCCCGCTGCCTTGGAAAAAAACTTTATGCAGAGATGA
- the CWC25 gene encoding pre-mRNA-splicing factor CWC25 homolog isoform X2 → MGGGDLNLKKSWHPQTLRNVEKVWKAEQKHEAERKKIEELQRELQEERAREEMQRYAEDMGTVRKREEKLEWMYQGPGGMVNREEYLMGRPVDKYVFEKTEDKDAGCSNETGLLPGSIFAKSGANSVLDMANKIREDPLFMIRKREEEKKREVLNNPVKMKKIKELLQNSLDKKEKKKKKEKKKKHKKHRRRSSSSESTSSDEDRNKTKSQKRMDSSSSKPVPSKVPGYGLQIRDSDQNRKSRSSPAASQERAPHKHRDRSRSRSQSRSPQRRSSKKSTEQSGCRWSRSPSRHNKHREEKGRARSPSPKKGYRRQHTPGYTRKISPEELERKRQEMMENAKWRDEERANNLRKHRKEEELEREMEKLDSRDGKFLHRLKLESASTTLEDRVKRNIHSLQRTPAALEKNFMQR, encoded by the exons GCTGCagcgggagctgcaggaggagcgaGCCCGGGAGGAGATGCAGCGCTACGCGGAGGATATGGGCACTGTCAG aaaaagagaagagaagttgGAATGGATGTACCAGGGTCCTGGAGGCATGGTGAACAGAGAAGAATATCTTATGGGTCGCCCCGTGGATAAATACGTCTTTGAGAAGACAGAAGACAAGGATGCAGGCTGTTCCAATGAGACAGGACTTCTCCCGGGCTCCATTTTTGCCAAATCAGGTGCCAATTCTGTCCTAGACATGGCAAACAAAATCCGGGAGGATCCGCTTTTCATGATAAG aaagagagaggaggagaaaaagagagaagtttTGAATAATCctgtaaaaatgaagaaaatcaaagAATTG CTTCAAAACAGTTtagataaaaaagagaaaaagaagaagaaagagaagaagaagaagcacaAGAAACATCGACGTCGCAGTTCTAGCAGTGAAAGTACCAGCAGTGATGAGGACCGAAACAAAACCAA ATCTCAGAAGAGGATGGATAGTTCTTCCTCGAAACCTGTTCCTTCCAAGGTCCCAGGATATGGCTTACAA ATTAGAGACTCTGACCAGAACCGCAAGTCTCGGAGCTCTCCAGCTGCCAGCCAGGAGAGGGCCCCCCACAAGCACCGGGATCGCTCCAGGTCCAGGAGCCAGTCCCGCTCTCCTCAGAGGCGCAGTAGCAAGAAGAGTACAGAACAGTCTGGATGCAGGTGGTCAAGATCCCCTTCTAGACACAATAAACA TCgggaggagaaaggcagagcTAGAAGCCCTTCCCCTAAAAAGGGCTATCGACGGCAGCATACTCCAGGTTACACAAG AAAGATCTCTCCAGAGGAACTAGAGCGTAAACGCCAGGAAATGATGGAAAATGCTAAGTGGCGGGATGAGGAGAGAGCAAACAACCTCAGGAAACACCGAAAGGAGGAGGAACTGGAACGAGAGATGGAAAAACTTGACTCCCGAGATGGGAAGTTCTTGCA TCGCTTAAAACTGGAGAGTGCCTCTACTACTCTAGAGGATCGGGTGAAACGCAATATCCACTCCCTCCAGAGAACTCCCGCTGCCTTGGAAAAAAACTTTATGCAGAGATGA